Sequence from the Kribbella aluminosa genome:
GTGCTGCGGAAGGCAGGGCCGCCGGGGGTGAAGCGGAACATCGCGGTGCTGGGGGACGGGTTCACCGCGGTCGATCAGGTCGCGTACAACAACTGGGTGCAGACGACGCTGATCGACGGCGTCTTCGGGCACGACTACTACAGTGAGGACGCGTCGGGGTACAACATCTACCGGGTGAACCTGGACTCCGTCGATTCCGGAGTCAGCACCCGGACGTACGACGAGCACGGCACGCCGACCGACCCGTCGGACGACACGATCGCCTCGCAGACGATCCACGACACCGCGCTCGGGATGATCTTCAGCGGCTCCTGGGCGCACTGCTGGCTCGAGTACGGGACGGACACCGAGGCCCGGATCCAGGCCGCCCTGAACAAGTGGGTGCCGGACTGGAACGAGCTGCTCGTCGTACTCAACAATCCGAGCTACGGCGGCTGCGGGGGCGGCGGCCGGGCGCACGTGCCGATGGGCGTGAACTGGACCGTCATCGCGCACGAGTTCGGCCACGGAATCGGCGGCTTCGCGGACGAGTACTCGGCCGGCGGCGCGTACACCGGCGGCGAGCAGGGCTGGATCAACCTGACCACGATCACCGACCGCGCCACCACGAAGTGGGCGAACCTGATCGCGCCGAGCACCCCGCTGCCGACCGGGACCGGGTCGGCCGCGAACTACAACAACGGCCCGCGCCCGACCGACTGGAACAGCAACACCGACGTCGGCCTGTTCGAGGGCGGCGGTACGAACAACACGGGCATCTACCGCCCCGTCGAGAACTGCCGGATGAACAGCAACACACCGGAGTACTGCCCGGTCTGCTACACGTCGATCAAGACCGCCCGCGACCACGAGACCGAGCACACGTTCCGGAACGCGTACGACGGCCGCTTCTACGGCACCGGCCGCAGCGATCTGCTGCTGCACCACGGCACGTCGATCCAGCTGTTCCGCGCCGACGGGACCGCGCTCGAGCACAGCTTCAGCGCCGTCGAACGGGTCCCGGGATCGTGGCAGTTCATGCCGAACGACCAGGTGTACGTCGGCGACTTCGACGGCGACGGCACCGACGAGGTGGCGATCTTCAATGGCGTCGACTGGGTGATGCCGTACCTCGGCCTGCTGAAGTCCGACGGCGCCGGCGGCCTCCGGCTGGTCGCGCGCTACGACGGCGACATCCGCGGCTGGGGCGGTTTCGCGGCCCACGACCGCTTCCTGGTCGCCGACCTGAACGGCGACGGCCGCGACGACCTGGTGGTGGTGAACACCGACGACTGGTCGATGCCGTACGTCGGCCTGCTGCGCTCGACCGGCAACGGGTTCTGGGTCAGCCGGCGCTACGACGGCGATATCCCCGGCTGGGGCGGACTCGCCCGGCACGACGAGTTCTTCGTCGGTGACCTGACCGGCAACGGCAGCGACGACCTGGTGATCTTCAACGGCGACGACTGGTCGATGGCGTACGTCGGCCTGTTCAGCGCGAGCGCGTCCGGGTACTCGATGACCCACCGGTACGACGGCGACATCCCGGGCTGGGGCGGGCTGGCGCAGCACGACCAGCTGATCCTCGGCGACTTCGACGGCGACGGCAAGAGCGACGTGTTCGTGTTCAACGGCGTCGACTGGTCGATGGCGTACCTCGGCCTGTTCCGGTCCACCGGGTCCGGTCTGGCGTACGTGCACCGGCACGACGGCGACGTACCGGGGTGGGACGGGCTGGCGCGGCACGACCAGTTCTTCGCCGCGGACATCGACGGGACCGGGCGCTGCGACCTGTGGGCGTGGAACGACCAGGACTGGTCGACGGAGTACCTCGGCCGGATGCTCAGCTCGGGGACGGAACTGAAGGCCGACTACGTCGGCGACTGGGTGGGGGAGTGGAACCTCGGCGCGGCCGACCGGTTCGAGCCGGCCCGGATGACCGGGCGCAGCGGACAACCGCAGCTGTACGTCCACAACACCGACTGGTTCGGCGTCATCAACGGGCGCCGGGGGATCGTGCTCGATCGCATCTACTACCGCTGGATCCACAACTACCGCCACGGCCGGAACTGGTAAGGAGGCCGACAATGAAACAACCCAAAGGCACACAGACGGAACGGCCGGCATCGCGCGATCGCCGTCCGACCAAGAGTCCGGCCGGAGAGACGCGGCGCCAGCACGTCGCCGTACCGCCGCACGCAGGACCCACCAAGGGCGACCCTGCTCGACCCGATCCGACCCGCGCGGTGAAACCCGCGTTCAACCGGGAGGCGGCGAGCCGTGAGTCGGCGGAGCAGCAGCCGTCGGGTGGATACCCGGACCAGCAGGCTGCGCGCACCCGCCGTACCGGCGCTCCGGACGAGCAGTACGTCCGGCTCCGGATCCGGGTCCGGGGCGACCGTCTGACGGTCGTCGACAGCCACCTGGTCGACGGCCCGCTGGCCCAGTCGACGACGTTCCACGGGGCGGACGCGTACGAGGTCACGTACCACGACCGCCTGCTGCACGCGGGCACCGTCGCGGATCCGAACACGCAACGCTCGTTCCCGGTCCCCGACGGCCCCGAGGGCCACCACGTCACGCCCCGGGAGATCTACGAGTTCACCGCCCGTATTCCGGCGGCCGACGTCACTGCGGAATCCCGTACCGGCATCCAGGTCCGCCTGCACCACATCGACGAACCGACCAGCACCGTGCACCTGGGAGCCGCCCCGCTCGCAGCCCAGTTCGAGGGCCGCATGACACCGGTCGCCGAACTCGTAGGCCTTCCCGAATCCGCGCTCCCCGAGGCCATCGAAGCCCGCGGCGCCCGCACCGGCACCGGCCGCTAGGAACACCCAGTGGTATCCGGGGACAAGCAATGGCCTGTCCCCGGACACCATCGCCTGTGTCCGGTCGCGGCGGAAACGATTCCAACCGAGCTATGTACACGCTCTCGTGGGGTTGCTACATTCCCGGCAGATTTGACATCGATGTCAACCTCAGGGAGTGGTCGCGATGGTTTCGAGACGTGCGTTCCTGGCGGGTAGTGGCGCGGTGACGGCGGGGCTCGTCCAGCCCTTCGGATTGACCGCAGAAGCCGCAGTTTCATCGACGTCCGGCAGCCCCGCTCGGCTGCTGCCGGTGTTCAACCGCCCACGACACCTGGACTACGCCGACGTCAGCAAGCTCAGTGGGGAAGATCAGACCCTGCTGACAACGTTGCAAGGCGTCGTCAACCGTACCGAGCCGGAGTTGTACTTCATCTACGACACCGGGACCGCGAGCGTGCCGGACGCCAAGTGGCTGTCCGACATGCGCTTGCCGAAGAAGCTGTACAAGAACCCGCTGGACCTGGTCGCGAAGTACCGGAGCCGGGTCCGGGGCGCGATCGTGTACGACGACGCCGTACCGGACTCGCTGAACGTCGCCACGACGCTCGCCGGGCTGGAGAACTCCGTGGTCGCGAACGCGGACCAGGCGAAGGCGTACGGCCTGAAGATCGTGAAGGACCTGCGCGGGATGTTCGACAACGACCGGGTGAAGACGTACCGGTGGCAGCTCGACAACCTGTTCCCGCGGGTCAGCAAGCAGTTGCTCGCCGGCCTCCCGCCGACCAGGGTGGTCGACGTCGAGGGCGTGCAGTGGCTGGAGATCGCCCGCGAGACGCGGCAGATCCGCGACTCGTCGAACCGCGGTACCTACAACCTGGACGTCTCCGCCAAGCTCGGGAAGGAGGCCGTGTACGTCCGGTTCGGGGACTCGTTCACCGACGACGGCTGGGGTGCCTCGGTCCGGCACGTGGTGGTGACCGCGAACGGCACCGAGTTCGCCCGGTTCGAGCCGAATTCGCCGGAGGAGGCGCCGTACCTGTTCGACGGTTCGCACTCCTCGATCGGTGGCGAGGCCAACAGGTTCGCGGACGGCGGCAACTACTGGATCTACCGCTTCGCGCCACCGGCCGGTACGACGTCCCTCGTCGTCACGGTCGAGATGTGGAACCAGTACCTGGTCAGCGCCACCGACACGTCGCCGACCCGCGTCGAGCCGTTCCCGTACTTCCGCGACTACGTGGTCGCCACCAAGGCCCTGGTGAGCTGGCTACCACCCGGTGGCGCGACGGGCGACCTGCTGATCGAGCACTACGCGAAGTGGCCGACGCTGGCGCCGTACATGGGCTGGTTCGCGAACGACGTCTCCGGTGAGTGGGACGGTGTCGACCTGGCGTCGAAGGGCGGCTCGCCGGTGGTCGCGGCCGACTTCTACATGAACGGCACGGTGCACGCCGGCCTCGCCTCGCCGATCTCCGACAAGCCGCGTGCGCCCCGGCGGATCAGCAAGTCGCAGAACAAGGTCTACCTGACGCTGACGTTCGGCGAGGGCGACAACATCCAGTACTGCCAGCGCCGGCTGCGGGAGATCTGGGACGACCCGAAGCGCGGCGAAGTACCGACCAACTGGACGATCGACCCGCTGCTGGTCGAGACCGGTCCGAACATCTACAGCTACTTCCAGCGAACCGCGACCGCCAACGACCTGCTGGTCTGCGGACCGTCCGGCGCGGGCTACACCTATCCGGCGTCGTGGAAGCCCGACGAGCTCACGCAGTACCTGAAGATGTCGGGCTCCTTCATGCGACGTACCGGACTGGAGGAGGTGTACGCGTACAGCGGCCGGCAGAACAACACGTGGGTGCCGCTGTCCGAGGAGATCGCCAAGGGGTACGCCGACTACACGCCGACCAAGGGGATCGTGCAGACCTGGGACGGTGACACGCTCACCGCTCGGCAGGGCGGCATCCCGATCACCGGCGGCTGGGGCGCTCCCGGCAAGGCGGCCGAGTTCAAGGCCGCGCTCGACCAGCGGATCGCGGGCTGGGACGGCGCGAGCCCGCTGTTCATCTCCGGCCTGATCGGGGCCTGGTCGTGGTCCCCGTCCGACATGGCCGAGCTCGGCGCCCTGCTCAAGGATCCGTACGAGCTGATCCTCGCGAACAGCTTCTACGACCTCCTCAACCGGGTGCTGTAGGCAACCATCACCACTGGTGGGCGACGTCCACCACGAGACGGGTGTCCGAGCCCGGCCCCACAAGCGTGCACACGCGGAACGGGAGCCGGGCCCGGACGCCCAGCCCGATCGTCGAAGCAGACGTGCGGTCCCGCGCGGACCTCGGGCGATCGGTGACTGCGACGCTGTGGTGGACGCAGGGTGTTGAGAGTTGGTTGACTGCGTGGATGGCGCCTGACGAGTTGCTCGAGGTCTTCCACCGTCGCATCCGGCTTCCCGACGCGGACGCGATTCCGGGGTGGAAGCAGGAGCATGTCGGCCTGGTGCATCGTTCGTACGTCGAGGGCGCGGACGGCGGCGGGTTCGTCGAGGCGCCGCGGGGGCTCGGGGCCGACCCGGATGCGGTGATCGAGCAGGAGGTGGCATTCTTCCGGGAGCGCGGGCTGGCGTTCGAGTGGAAGACGTACGCCTACGACGAGCCGGCGGATCTGGGGGAGCGGCTCGAGCGGCACGGGTTCGTGCGGGACGAGCAGGAGACGCTGGTCCTCGGCGAGGTGGACCGGGTCGTCGCGCGGCCGTCGGCGCTGCCGTCGAAGGTCCGGGTGCGGGAGGCGCGCGGGCCGGAGGACTACGAGCGGATCGCCGTACTCACGGATTCGCTGTGGCACAACGGCATCGAGCGGATCGTCGAGCACCTGGCCGGCGAGGCGCGGATGTTCCCGGACCGGCTGTCGGTGTTCCTGGTCGAGGACGTGCTCACCGGCGGGCCGGTGGTGTCGGCCGCGTGGGTCCGGTTCCATCCCGGCACCGGGTTCGCCAGCCTGTGGGGCGGCGGCACGCTGCCGGAGTGGCGACGGCAGGGCCTGTACTCCGCTCTCCTCGTGCACCGCGCCCGCCTGGCGAAGGACCGCGGGTACGAGTTCCTCCGCGTCGACGCCTCCGAGGACTCCCGCCCCATCCTGCGGAAACTCGGGCTGCACGCGGTCACCGTTACAACGCCGTACCAATGGACGCCAGGGGCGTAGGGTGGACGCACAGGCACGCAGAACCCACCGCTCGGGTCCAGTTCCGGGCCGTTTCGCGGGGTTGTGTATGCGTGTGCGTCCAGGGGTGACGCGCGGAACGACCGGTCAACGCTGTACGTTGCCTGCATCATGGCCCTGAAAATCGCTTCCCGCTTCCGCCGGCTGCTGCAGCGCCCCGGCTCGATCGATCTCGGCCCGTACGAACGGCTCACCCAGCTGGTCGGCGAGGCCGAGGAATCGGTCCTCCCGCTGACCGACGAAGAGCTCACCGAGGCGGTCGCGGAGCTGCGCACCACCGGCGGGCTGCACGAGGACGAGCAGATCGAGTACCTGGCGCTGGCCCGGGACGCGGCCAAGCGGGCGATCGGCGAGCGTGCGTTCGACGGCCAGGTGGTCGGCGCGCTGGCGATGATGCAGGGCCGGATCGTCGAGATGGCGACCGGTGAGGGCAAGACGCTGGCCGGCGCGATCGCCGCCGCGGGGTACGCGCTCGGCGGCCGTAAAGTGCATGTGCTGGCGGTCAACGACTACCTGGCCAAGCGGGACGCCGACTGGATGGGCCCGGTGTACGAGCTGCTCGGCGTGACCGTGTCGCACGTCGGCCAGGCGTCCACGCCGGAGGAGCGGCGCGCGGCGTACCAGGCCGAGGTCTGCTACGTCCCGGTCAACGAGATCGGTTTCGACGTACTGCGGGACCGTCTGGTCACCGACGTCGCGGACCGGGTCACCGTCGAGGCGGACGTGGCGCTGGTCGACGAGGCCGACTCGGTACTGATCGACGAGGCCCGCGTGCCGATGGTGCTGGCCGGCGCGACCCGCAACGAGGCGCTCGACGACGACGTGGTCCAGCTGGTCCGGACGCTGCGCGCGGGCGTCGACTACGAGATCGACGGCGACGGCCGGACGGTCGCCCTCACCGACAAGGGCACCGACAAGGTCGAGGAAGCCCTGGACGGCATCAACCTGTACGACGACGAGAACCTCGACCGCCTGACCCAGGTGAACGTCGCGCTGCACGCGGAGGTGCTGCTGCGCAAGGACGTCGACTACCTGGTCCGCGACGGCAAGGTCAGCCTGATCAACAACAGCCGCGGCCGGATCGCGAAGCTGCAGCGCTGGCCTGACGGTCTGCAGGCTGCGGTGGAGGCGAAGGAGGCCGTCCCGGTCAGCGACTCCGGCGAGGTCCTGGACAGCATCACCGTCCAGTCGCTGATCAAGCGGTACAAGTCGCTGTGCGGGATGACCGGTACGGCGGTCGTCGTGGGCGAGTCGCTGCAGGAGTTCTACGAGGTCGACGTGGCCGTCGTACCGCCGAACACGCCGAACGTCCGCGAGGACGACCAGGACCGGCTGTACCTGACCGTCGACCAGAAGAACGAGGCGCTGGTCAAGCACATCGCCGAGGTGCACGAGACCGGGCGACCGATCCTGATCGGTACGCACAGCGTCGAGGAGTCCGAGCAGCTCAGCGACAAGCTCGAGGCCGCCGAGATCCCGCACGTGGTGCTGAACGCCAAGAACGACGCCGAGGAGGCCGGGATCATCGCCGAGGCCGGCGTACCGGGGACGGTGACCGTGTCGACGCAGATGGCCGGCCGCGGTACGGACATCCGGCTCGGCGGCAAGGACGAGACGCACGACAAGGAGAAGGCGCTCGAGCTGGGCGGCCTGTACGTGATCGGCAGCGGCCTGCACGCGTCCCGGCGGCTCGACGACCAGCTGCGCGGCCGCGCCGGCCGGCAGGGTGACCCGGGCGGCACGCTGTTCTTCGCGTCGCTCGCCGACGAGCTCGTCACGCGGTACTCCGTGTCGTCCGGCCTGCGCCCGCACCCCGACGACACCGGCCGGCTCACGGACCGCAAGTCGATCGGCATGCTCGAGCACGCGCAGCGGGTCGCCGACGGCGCGAACGCCGAACTGCACCGGACCACGTGGCAGTACAACCGGCTGACCGGGCAGCAGCGCGCGATCCTGCTGGAGACCCGCGAGAAGGTGCTGACCGAGGACCTCGCCGCGACCGAGCTCTCCGAGCGGGCCAAGGAGCGGTACGACGAACTCGTCGACGAGGTCGGTGAGGACGTCGTGAAGAGCGCCGCGCGGCGGATCGCGCTGGGGCACCTGGACCGGCGCTGGACCGACCACCTGGCGTACCTGGCCGACCTGCGCGAGGGCATCCACCTGCGGTCGCTGGCCGGCGGGATCGTGCACCTGAAGCCGATCGACGAGTTCAACAAGTCCGCGATCGCGTCGTTCGAGACGCTGATCGAGGACTCCTGGAAGGACGCGGCCGAGACGTTCGGCGAGGCCGAGATTACCGGCGAGGGCCTGGACGAGGAGGCCAGCGGGATCCCGCGGCCGACCGCGACCTGGACGTACCTGGTGAACGACAACCCGTTCGGCACCGAGGCGGACCGGATCCTCGGCCGGCTCCGGAACGCGATCAAGCCGGAGTCCCACGCCGAACCCGAGGAGATCCTCGCGGAGCAGTTCGCCGAGGACGACCTCCCGGAGGAGTTGCGGGACGCCGACGATCTCCCGGAGGAGTTGCGGGACGCGGACGACGACGCCGATGAGGCGGACGAGAAGAAGAAGGACTGAGACTTTGGTCTAGGGGTGGACAGCCGTCGGCTCGATGCGGGCCGACGGCGTGCTGGGCGAACCTCAGTTCATGCCCACCCACCGCGGCCCCTGGCTACTCGTCGTCGACATCGGTATCCCGCTCGCCCTGTACTACGGTCTCAAGGCCCTCGGGGCGAGCGACCTGACCGCACTGCTCGTCGGCGTCATCCCAGGACTGATCAGTTCGGCCGTGTCCCTGGTGCGCACCCGCCGTACCGATCTGGTCGGGATGGCTGTGGTGATCAGCATGGTGGCGAGTTCGGTGATCGCGGTGGCGGGCGGTGACGCGCGGCTGCTGCTGGTCCGGAACGCGTGGATCAGCCTGCCGTTCGCGGGCATCACGTTGTGGTCGCTGCGGCACCCGCAACCGCTCACGTACGTCGTCACCCGCTCGATGTTCGCGCCCCGGGCGGCCCTGATGGACGAGCTCTGGGAGTCCGACGAGCGGTTCCGGAACGCCTGGAAGTGGATCACCGTGTGGTGGGGGATCGCGACGATCGTCGACGGCGTGGTCCGGATCGGCGTCTCGTACACGTTGCCGATCTCCGTCGTACCGGCCACCGACCCGGTGATCACGATCGTGACCATCGTCGTGCTGCAGGTCCCGACGACGGTGCTGCTGCGGCGGAGCGGAACGTGGCACCGCGTGTTCGCCCCGCGGCGTCCTACAGTCGGGTGAGTGACGGACTACACAACGCAGGACCGCATGCGCGAGCTGATCGACGGCGGCGAGGCGAAGCCGATGCTCGTCGGGATGGAGGTCGGCCCGACCTTCTACGACGGCCGGTGGTGGTACGTCCCGGTCGAGGCCGCGGAGGACGCCGACTACCGGCCTGCCGACCCGGAGCAGGCGGAGAGCTTCGACAAGCTCAGTCGGCGCGCCGAGGCCGTCGACCGGGTCCAGGCTGAACTGGACGAGCGGCGATGAGCCCGCGGGCCGAACGCCGAGAGCCTGGCCAGGACGAACTGGTCGCCGCTCAACAGGTGGTCGACCTGTTCGCCACCGAGGCCCTGCGGGCCTTGGACCGGTACGAGCAGTCCTTCCCCGCGGACGCGCCGGACAGGGCACGGCGTACGGCGGATCGGCTCGCTCACTGGTGGCGGAGGCTCGGGCTGGACGACGTACGGCTGGACCGTGCGGGCACCGACGCCGAGCAGATCCTGGCGAAGGCCGCCGAGTTGTCGCTGGATCCGGACAACAGGTGGGGCGTCAGCCTCCAGGAGGCGGCCGGCGCGGGGCGTTCGCGCGGCAGACGAGAGCCACGTCGGCGTACTTCGTGTACAGCCTGGGGGTGGATCTCACCGGGGCTCCGCTCTGGGCCGACCTGGCGATGAGAACACCCGCGCTCGCGCTGTACCTCAAGGAAACCCGCGACACCTGGCGCGACCACGCCCAGGCCGTCGCCTCCCGGCTCGATCCCGCGGAGGCCCAGCTCCGATCCGTCCGCCATGACCTGCTCGACCCGCTGGCCACCCCGCACCCCGCCCCCCGCCGAGACGCCCGCCGCCACCCGCCGAGACGCCCGCGCCCTGAGCAACGCCCCGACCCGCCGACCACAAGCCGGCCTTTGAGTGGTTCACCCCTGAACTGGCCCGTTCACCTCCTGCATACAGCCAGCTAACGGTCCACTTCAGAGGTGAACCACTCGTACGACGGCAGCCTCACATGGACCACGCGGGCCGATGGCCGAGGTTGACGTTGCCCACCTGGTCGGGGGACTGGGTAGGCCGCGTGCTGCGAAGGGTGTCGGTGTGGCTGGATAGGGTGCTGGGGTGAGTGATGGGTTGTTCGATCTTCCTGGTACGCCGGTGCCTGCTCGTGGGGGCGGGAGCCTCTCGGACGTGGACCATACGGCGGCTCCGCTGGCCGTGCGGATGCGGCCGCGGAGTCTTGGCGAGTTGGTCGGGCAGCAGCATCTGCTGGCGCCGGGATCGCCGCTGCGCAGGCTGGTGGAGGGCGACCAGCCGATGTCGCTGCTGCTGTGGGGACCGCCGGGGACCGGGAAGACCACGATCGCGGCCGTCGTCTCGCATCAGACCAACCGGAAGTTCGTCGAGCTGTCGGCGGTGACGGCCGGGGTCAAGGACGTACGGCAGGTGATCGACGGCGCGCGGCGGGATCTGGCACGGCCGGGTGGTGCGGTCGAGACCGTGTTGTTCATCGACGAGGTGCACCGGTTCACCAAGGCGCAGCAGGACGCGCTGCTGCCCGGCGTGGAGAACCGCTGGGTGACGCTCGTCGCCGCGACCACGGAGAACCCGTTCTTCTCGGTCATCTCACCGCTTCTGTCTCGTAGCCTGCTCCTCACGCTGGAGTCGCTGACCGACGACGACATCTCGCTCCTCCTGGACCGGGCGCTGTCCGACGAGCGCGGACTGAACGACGAGTTCGAGCTGGCCGCGGACGCCCGCGCGCACCTGCTCCGGATGGCCGGCGGAGACGCCCGCCGAGCCCTCACCTACCTGGAAGCCGCCGCCGGCGGAGCCCGCGCCAAGCACGACCAGGCGATGAAGCTCGAGGCCGCGACACGGCACGAGCCAACCCCCCGAAGCGGCCCGATGGCCGAGCCGACCACACCCAGCCGCACGACAACACCACCCGAGCCCGCAGCCCCACCCATCCCGGCGACCACGCCCGTCCCGGCGGAGGCGAGCGGCCCGGGCGGCTCGGCGGATGCAAGCGGCCCGGCGGACGCGACGGCCCCGACCGGCTCGGCGGACGCGAGTAGTTCGACCGGACTGACCGGCTCGGCGGACGCGAGTAGCTTGACCGGACTGACCGGCTCGGCGGATGCGGCCGATGCGACGGATCCGGCCGGGGCGGTGGCTGGCGGGCGGCCGGCCGACTCGGCTAGCCCGGGTGCGGACGGCTCGGTTGTACGCGCCGGGGATTCGCCGACTCCGTCGGCGGGTGAGGGGGGTGTGCCTCGGCGGGCGTTGATCGACCTCGTGACGTTGGAGACGGCTGTTGATCGGGCTGCGGTGCGGTATGACCGGGCGGGGGATCAGCACTACGACGTGGCGTCGGCGTTGATCAAGTCGATCCGGGGGTCGGACGTGGACGCGGCGATGCACTACCTGGCGCGGATGATCGAGGCGGGGGAGGACCCGCGGTTCATCGCCCGGCGGCTGGTGATCTCCGCGAGCGAGGACATCGGGATGGGCGATCCGACCGCGCTCGGGGTCGCGGTCGCGGCGGCCGAGGCGGTGCAGCTGATCGGGATGCCCGAGGCGCGGATCAACCTCGCCCAGGCGGTCGTCACGCTCGCGCTGGCGCCGAAGTCCAACGCGGTGATCATGGCCGTGGACGCGGCGATCGCGGACGTGAAGGCGGGCAAGGTCGGCCCGGTCCCGCCGCACCTGCGGGACGCGCACTACTCCGGCGCGAAGAAGCTCGGCCACGGCTCGTCGTACCAGTACTCGCACGACGACCCGCGCGGCGTCCTCCCGCAGCAGTACGCGCCGGACGTGATCGACGGCACCGACTACTACAAACCCACCCGCCGCGGCGGCGAAGCGTCGTACGCCGACCGCGTAACCGCCATCCGCAAGATCCTCCGCGACCGCCCCTGACCACCGACAAACCCCACCCGACCGCGACCGCCCCCGCGTTCGCCCCCGCGTTCGCCCCCGCGATCGCGCCGCGACCAACCGGCGGATGACCCACGGACGACCCCGCGATCGCCCTCGCGGACGACCCACGAACGGCCCCGCCGGGTGACCCCGCGATCGCTCCGCGGACGCCCCGCGATCGCCCCGCGACCAACCGGCGGATGACCCACGGACGACCCCGCGATCGCCCTCGCGGACGACCCACGAACGGCCCCGCCGGGTGACCCCGCGATCGCCCCGCGGACGCCCCGCGATCGCCCCGCGGGCGATCGGCGAATGAGCCGGGCGGGGGACCACGTGGCCTGGGCGGTGGCGAGTGGGGATTGGGACGCGATCGCCGGACGGTTCGCGCTGGGCGCCACGGTGAGGTTTGTCGGCGTAGCGGTCGGACCGTTCGAAGGTCGGACGGTGATTGCGGCGGCGGGCCGCGTGAATGCGCCGGACGAGAGCGTTTGAACGGGTCGACGACGGCGGTCAGGTGGCGCGTTTTCGCTGGTCGGGGAGGGGGAGGCGGGTCGATGGAGCTGCGCTGGGCGCCGGACGGAACCGTTCAGGCACAGACAGTGAACTTCGATTGAGGCGCTCAGATCGGTAGGCTGCTGGACGGCCTGGGGTGAAAGGTTCGGTTGTGAGGCAGTCCAGTCCGCGGCATGTCCGTCGGCGTCCGCCGGTGCTGAAGTTGGGTGCCGGCGCAGCAGGTGTCGTGCTGCTCGCCGGTTTTCTGTACCTCGGTCCGCTCGGGTCGCACGATCCGGCGCAAACGCCGTCTGCGCGGTCGACGCCGAGCGTCGAGCGCACCGCCGGTACGTCGAGATCCACTACCCGGCCGTCGCTCCCGGTCGGCAGACCGTTGCACCCGCTCAGCACCCCGTCCCCCACCCGCACCGACCTCGCACCCCCTTGGGTCACGACGGAGCCGGGCCCGGGCCGGCCCGCACCCGAGTCGTCATCGACGACCACCGGCGGGACGTCGGCAAGCCCAACAACCACCAACCCGAGCACCAGCCCGAGCACCAGCCCGAGCACCAGCCCGAGCCAGAGCCCGAGCCAGAGCCCGAGCGCGAGCTCCAAGCCGACCCCGAAGCCGACCTCACCACGGCCGACCACAACCCCGACGACGGCCCCGACGACCACTCC
This genomic interval carries:
- a CDS encoding GxGYxYP domain-containing protein, which gives rise to MVSRRAFLAGSGAVTAGLVQPFGLTAEAAVSSTSGSPARLLPVFNRPRHLDYADVSKLSGEDQTLLTTLQGVVNRTEPELYFIYDTGTASVPDAKWLSDMRLPKKLYKNPLDLVAKYRSRVRGAIVYDDAVPDSLNVATTLAGLENSVVANADQAKAYGLKIVKDLRGMFDNDRVKTYRWQLDNLFPRVSKQLLAGLPPTRVVDVEGVQWLEIARETRQIRDSSNRGTYNLDVSAKLGKEAVYVRFGDSFTDDGWGASVRHVVVTANGTEFARFEPNSPEEAPYLFDGSHSSIGGEANRFADGGNYWIYRFAPPAGTTSLVVTVEMWNQYLVSATDTSPTRVEPFPYFRDYVVATKALVSWLPPGGATGDLLIEHYAKWPTLAPYMGWFANDVSGEWDGVDLASKGGSPVVAADFYMNGTVHAGLASPISDKPRAPRRISKSQNKVYLTLTFGEGDNIQYCQRRLREIWDDPKRGEVPTNWTIDPLLVETGPNIYSYFQRTATANDLLVCGPSGAGYTYPASWKPDELTQYLKMSGSFMRRTGLEEVYAYSGRQNNTWVPLSEEIAKGYADYTPTKGIVQTWDGDTLTARQGGIPITGGWGAPGKAAEFKAALDQRIAGWDGASPLFISGLIGAWSWSPSDMAELGALLKDPYELILANSFYDLLNRVL
- a CDS encoding GNAT family N-acetyltransferase — translated: MAPDELLEVFHRRIRLPDADAIPGWKQEHVGLVHRSYVEGADGGGFVEAPRGLGADPDAVIEQEVAFFRERGLAFEWKTYAYDEPADLGERLERHGFVRDEQETLVLGEVDRVVARPSALPSKVRVREARGPEDYERIAVLTDSLWHNGIERIVEHLAGEARMFPDRLSVFLVEDVLTGGPVVSAAWVRFHPGTGFASLWGGGTLPEWRRQGLYSALLVHRARLAKDRGYEFLRVDASEDSRPILRKLGLHAVTVTTPYQWTPGA
- a CDS encoding AMIN-like domain-containing (lipo)protein, whose translation is MRRWKTSSNSSGAIHAVNQLSTPCVHHSVAVTDRPRSARDRTSASTIGLGVRARLPFRVCTLVGPGSDTRLVVDVAHQW
- a CDS encoding M64 family metallopeptidase; this translates as MADSMTVLRKAGPPGVKRNIAVLGDGFTAVDQVAYNNWVQTTLIDGVFGHDYYSEDASGYNIYRVNLDSVDSGVSTRTYDEHGTPTDPSDDTIASQTIHDTALGMIFSGSWAHCWLEYGTDTEARIQAALNKWVPDWNELLVVLNNPSYGGCGGGGRAHVPMGVNWTVIAHEFGHGIGGFADEYSAGGAYTGGEQGWINLTTITDRATTKWANLIAPSTPLPTGTGSAANYNNGPRPTDWNSNTDVGLFEGGGTNNTGIYRPVENCRMNSNTPEYCPVCYTSIKTARDHETEHTFRNAYDGRFYGTGRSDLLLHHGTSIQLFRADGTALEHSFSAVERVPGSWQFMPNDQVYVGDFDGDGTDEVAIFNGVDWVMPYLGLLKSDGAGGLRLVARYDGDIRGWGGFAAHDRFLVADLNGDGRDDLVVVNTDDWSMPYVGLLRSTGNGFWVSRRYDGDIPGWGGLARHDEFFVGDLTGNGSDDLVIFNGDDWSMAYVGLFSASASGYSMTHRYDGDIPGWGGLAQHDQLILGDFDGDGKSDVFVFNGVDWSMAYLGLFRSTGSGLAYVHRHDGDVPGWDGLARHDQFFAADIDGTGRCDLWAWNDQDWSTEYLGRMLSSGTELKADYVGDWVGEWNLGAADRFEPARMTGRSGQPQLYVHNTDWFGVINGRRGIVLDRIYYRWIHNYRHGRNW